From a region of the Impatiens glandulifera chromosome 4, dImpGla2.1, whole genome shotgun sequence genome:
- the LOC124935302 gene encoding major pollen allergen Ole e 10-like translates to MTKTVITQESPTPTITTQPTIPIIMPNPPIITQENPPPQILPTSTTQPTIPAASSGPWCVTNPSASEAADLQAFLDYACGYGGADCSALQRGSSCYNPHTVS, encoded by the coding sequence ATGACAAAAACAGTAATAACGCAGGAAAGTCCAACACCAACAATCACTACTCAACCAACAATCCCCATCATCATGCCAAATCCACCAATAATAACGCAGGAAAATCCACCACCACAAATATTACCAACGAGCACCACTCAACCAACAATCCCTGCAGCATCGAGTGGACCCTGGTGTGTGACGAACCCATCTGCATCAGAAGCTGCTGATCTTCAAGCGTTTCTTGACTATGCTTGCGGATATGGAGGTGCAGATTGTTCAGCTCTTCAACGAGGGTCTAGTTGCTATAACCCACATACAGTCTCATGA